A genomic segment from Daphnia pulex isolate KAP4 chromosome 5, ASM2113471v1 encodes:
- the LOC124193351 gene encoding heat shock protein 60A-like codes for MYRLPSLLRTAALRQIAPQAYRNYAKDVRFGADVRALMLQGVDVLADAVAVTMGPKGRNVILEQSWGSPKITKDGVTVAKGIELKDKFQNIGAKLVQDVANNTNESAGDGTTAATVLARSIAKEGFEKITKGANPVEVRRGVMLAVDAVIENLRAMSKQVTTPEEIAQVATISANGDESVGKLISQAMNKVGREGVITVKDGKTLIDELEVIEGMKFDRGYISPYFINTAKGAKVEYQDALVLLSEKKISSIQSIIPALELANQHRKPLVIIAEDIDGEALSTLVVNRLKIGLQVVAVKAPGFGDNRKNTLHDMANATGGLVFGDEANLVKLEDIQLHDFGQVGEVVVTKDDTLLLRGKGRKEDIAQRVTQIKDQIAETTSEYEKEKLQERLAKLASGVAVLKIGGSSEVEVNEKKDRVNDALCATRAAVEEGIVPGGGTALLRCIPILDKLSYANEDQKVGIDIIRRALRMPCMTIAKNAGVDASVVVSKVMDSEASIGYDALRNEYVNMIERGIIDPTKVVRTSLTDAAGVASLLTTAECVVCEIPKEEKADGGMGGMGGMGGMGGMGGMGGMM; via the exons ATGTATCGCCTACCAAGTCTTCTGAGAACAGCAGCTCTTCGCCAGATCGCTCCTCAAGCATACAGAAATTATGCTAAAGATGTTCGATTTGGAGCTGATGTACGAGCCTTAATGTTGCAGGGAGTAGATGTTCTTGCTGATGCAGTTGCTGTAACCATGGGTCCCAag GGACGTAATGTTATTCTAGAACAATCATGGGGCTCACCTAAAATCACTAAGGATGGTGTTACTGTAGCAAAGGGTATCGAATTGAAAGACAAATTCCAAAACATTGGGGCCAAGTTAGTTCAAGACGTAGCAAATAATACAAATGAATCTGCTGGTGACGGAACAACTGCTGCAACAGTCTTGGCTCGCTCCATTGCTAAGGAAGGATTTGAAAAGATAACAAAAGGTGCCAATCCTGTTGAAGTTCGTCGTGGTGTCATGCTTGCTGTTGATGCTGTTATTGAAAACTTGAGAGCCATGTCCAAACAGGTTACTACTCCAGAAGAAATTGCTCAG GTTGCTACCATTTCTGCTAATGGTGATGAATCAGTTGGTAAACTGATTTCTCAAGCAATGAACAAAGTTGGACGAGAGGGAGTCATTACTGTCAAAGATGGAAAAACTTTGATTGATGAACTTGAAGTCATCGAAGGCATGAAATTCGACCGTGGTTACATTTCACCCTACTTTATTAACACAGCAAAGGGCGCTAAAGTAGAATATCAAGATGCGTTGGTCTTGTTGAGTGAGAAGAAGATTTCTTCCATTCAATCCATCATTCCTGCTTTGGAACTCGCCAATCAACACCGCAAACCCCTAGTCATTATTGCGGAAGACATCGATGGCGAAGCTCTTAGCACTCTTGTTGTTAACAG ACTGAAGATTGGACTCCAGGTAGTTGCAGTTAAAGCCCCAGGATTTGGCGACAACCGCAAAAATACGCTTCACGATATGGCCAATGCTACAGGTGGCTTGGTCTTTGGTGATGAAGCAAATCTCGTCAAGCTCGAAGATATTCAGCTGCACGACTTTGGTCAGGTTGGAGAAGTGGTTGTTACTAAAGACGACACTCTGTTGTTGAGAGGTAAAGGCCGCAAAGAAGACATCGCCCAGCGTGTTACCCAAATCAAGGATCAAATTGCCGAAACAACATCAGAATACGAAAAGGAGAAGCTGCAGGAAAGGTTAGCCAAACTCGCCTCTGGAGTTGCTGTCCTTAAG ATTGGTGGATCAAGCGAAGTTGAAGTGAACGAGAAAAAGGATCGTGTTAACGATGCACTCTGCGCCACCCGAGCTGCCGTTGAGGAGGGTATCGTTCCTGGTGGCGGAACTGCTCTACTTCGCTGTATTCCTATTTTGGACAAGCTGTCCTATGCAAATGAAGATCAAAAAGTTGGCATCGACATTATTCGTCGCGCTTTGAGGATGCCTTGCATGACTATTGCTAAAAACGCTGGAGTTGATGCTTCCGTCGTCGTCTCTAAAGTTATGGACTCTGAAGCTTCCATTGGTTATGATGCCCTCCGAAATGAGTACGTCAACATGATTGAACGCGGTATTATTGACCCTACTAAAGTTGTCCGAACATCTCTTACTGATGCCGCTGGAGTTGCATCCCTCCTCACAACAGCAGAATGTGTTGTTTGTGAAATCCCCAAAGAAGAGAAGGCCGATGGCGGCATGGGAGGAATGGGCGGAATGGGAGGCATGGGTGGTATGGGAGGTATGGGCGGAATGATGTAA
- the LOC124193358 gene encoding 10 kDa heat shock protein, mitochondrial-like, whose protein sequence is MAGALKRFIPMFDRVLIERAEALTKTRGGIVIPEKAQQKVLKGTVVAVGPGSRTDKGDLVPLAVKVGDNVLLPEYGGTKVEIEDKEYHLFRESDLLAKIEQ, encoded by the exons aTG GCAGGCGCACTGAAACGATTTATCCCAATGTTCGATCGTGTTTTGATCGAAAGGGCCGAGGCCTTGACTAAAACACGAGGTGGAATTGTTATTCCCGAGAAGGCTCAACAAAAAGTTCTGAAAGGCACAGTCGTTGCAGTTGGACCAGGATCTCGAACAGAT AAAGGAGATTTAGTTCCCCTTGCTGTGAAGGTTGGTGATAATGTTTTGCTTCCCGAATATGGTGGcacaaaagttgaaattgaagaCAAAGAATACCACCTATTCCGTGAGAGTGATTTGTTGGCCAAGATTGAACAATAA
- the LOC124193349 gene encoding protein scarlet-like, producing the protein MDLTPSPTSDTSSSEFSSADFTPSIGKLFQQPNLAEKQAEEIAFLSLTRPSSHSDRPLGATLTWRDLSVYVTTPKAKGNVAPFKRVLNNVRGALQPGSLVALMGASGAGKSTLLNALACRCPPGVVVDGEIRINGRLIDRSFCDMSGYVYQDDIFVGSLTAREHLLFTARLKMNGNWTPYEQNLRVKELLTELGLIKCQNVVIGEPGVTKGLSGGERKRLAFASQVLTDPAVLFCDEPTTGLDTFSAERLVMMLKDLTQRGKTVVCTIHQPSSETFAMFDRLVLLAEGRIAYQGSSSGALGFFESMGYTCPATYNPADFYVQTLAVIPGLEDTSRSTVRAICDRFIVTSTAKQIDLLIQYETSLGQEMLEISTKNGHQPVGLHQARWTIQFLWLVWRAFVDSYRNPAVHTLRILQKIAIALLAGLCFHGVLGTRDQKTIQNIQGALFILTTENTFPALYGALGIFPMEWPLFLRDARGGLYSPSAYYLSKVVALIPGYVVETFVFVSIAYWLMGLKPEAGAFLYSCWVLIVTCNTAAACGTFFSAACESIAVAISFLIPFDYILFITGGVLISLSSLPEYVSWTKYLSWFLYTNEALSAVQWQNVTSIKCDESNFPCLHNGQEVMKHFSFDSSRFSVDITSMLFIYCTFHLLGLMAIVRRSRS; encoded by the exons ATGGATCTTACCCCGTCTCCCACGTCCGACACGTCGTCGAGCGAGTTCTCTTCGGCCGATTTCACTCCATCGATCGGAAAACTCTTCCAGCAGCCGAATTTAGCCGAAAAACAAGCCGAAGAG ATTGCATTCCTGTCGCTGACGAGACCGAGTAGCCACTCGGATCGACCACTCGGGGCCACTCTCACCTGGCGTGATTTGAGCGTCTACGTGACGACCCCCAAAGCCAAGGGAAATGTAGCGCCATTCAAACGAGTTTTAAATAAcg TCCGCGGAGCTTTACAACCCGGTTCGCTCGTGGCTTTAATGGGTGCCag CGGGGCGGGGAAATCAACTTTGCTCAACGCCTTGGCGTGTCGCTGTCCAC CCGGAGTTGTGGTCGACGGTGAAATTCGCATCAACGGTCGGCTGATCGATCGCTCCTTTTGTGACATGAGCGGCTACGTTTACCAGGACGACATCTTTGTGGGATCGCTGACGGCCAGGGAACACCTCCTCTTCACCGCCCGGTTGAAAATGAACGGCAACTGGACTCCATACGAGCAAAATCTCCGTGTCAAAGAACTGCTCACCGAGCTGGGATTAATCAAATGCCAAAACGTCGTCATAGGAGAGCCAGGCGTCACCAAAGGATTATCGGGCGGAGAGCGTAAACGGCTAGCATTTGCATCCCAG GTGCTGACGGATCCAGCTGTCCTCTTCTGCGACGAGCCAACGACCGGTCTCGACACTTTCTCCGCCGAAAGGCTTGTTATGATGTTGAAAG ATTTGACTCAACGTGGTAAAACGGTTGTTTGCACCATCCACCAGCCGTCTTCGGAAACCTTCGCCATGTTTGATCGACTGGTTCTGTTGGCCGAAGGTCGCATTGCATATCAAGGATCGTCTTCCGGCGCTCTCGGCTTCTTTGAAAG TATGGGTTATACGTGTCCGGCAACGTACAATCCTGCGGATTTCTATGTTCAAACACTAGCAGTGATTCCCGGCTTGGAAGATACGAGTCGCTCGACGGTGCGTGCCATTTGCGATCGGTTCATCGTCACTTCAACGGCAAAACAAATCGATCTTCTAATCCAATATGAGACCAGTCTCGGTCAAGAAATGTTGGAGATATCGACCAAAAATGGTCACCAGCCTGTTGGATT ACACCAAGCTCGATGGACGATTCAGTTCTTGTGGCTGGTCTGGCGAGCTTTTGTGGATTCCTATCGCAATCCAGCCGTCCACACTTTACGAATCCTCCAGAAAATC GCTATCGCTCTCCTAGCTGGACTCTGTTTTCACGGCGTACTCGGTACCAGAGATCAAAAGACGATTCAAAATATCCAAGGCGCTTTATTCATCTTGACGACTGAAAACACCTTTCCGGCTCTTTACGGGGCGCTTGGTATTTTCCCGATGGAATGGCCGCTGTTCTTGAGAGATGCAAGAGGAGGACTCTATTCACCCTCTGCTTACTATCTCTCCAAAGTGGTGGCTTTG ATTCCAGGATACGTAGtcgaaacttttgtttttgtttcgattgCTTACTGGCTGATGGGATTGAAGCCGGAAGCCGGAGCTTTCCTTTATTCTTGCTGGGTTCTAATCGTTACTTGCAATACTGCCGCCGCTTGTG GAACGTTCTTCTCAGCAGCGTGTGAATCTATTGCAGTGGCCATAAGTTTCCTCATTCCATTTGACTACATTCTTTTCATCACTGGTGGTGTGCTCATTAGTCTCAG CTCACTGCCGGAATACGTCTCGTGGACCAAGTATCTTTCCTGGTTCCTCTACACAAATGAAGCTCTTTCTGCTGTACAGTGGCAAAATGTTACATCCATTAAATGCGATGAGTCAAATTTCCCTTGCCTACATAATGGCCAAGAAGTCATGAAACACTTCAGTTTTGATTCTAGTCGTTTTTCAGTAGATATTACTAGCatgctatttatttattgcacTTTTCATTTGCTTGGTCTGATGGCCATAGTCAGGCGTTCACGATCCTAA